From the Arthrobacter sp. PM3 genome, one window contains:
- a CDS encoding TetR/AcrR family transcriptional regulator, producing the protein MSTTQRKRAVRKAPGERASEISEAARNIALEQGLGSITLRNVAARVGVASGLVAHYQPNVEELVASTFTGIVAAETAEVQAAVDRIPSAPGQLAYLLDTLLDGSRLDVTAIWVDAWTMGRRNEALAECVRDQMDAWQAMLQGVVEAGVAAHDFETSDAASVAWQILGMIDGLNAQALVRWDGVKERGVHIARAVEGMVGAARGSLQQQGSSPG; encoded by the coding sequence ATGTCAACCACTCAGAGGAAGCGCGCCGTCCGAAAGGCACCGGGGGAGCGCGCCAGTGAAATTTCAGAGGCCGCCCGGAATATTGCCCTCGAGCAGGGGCTCGGTTCGATCACGCTGCGCAATGTGGCGGCCAGGGTGGGGGTCGCCTCCGGGCTTGTGGCCCACTACCAGCCCAATGTGGAGGAGCTTGTGGCGTCGACGTTCACCGGCATCGTCGCGGCCGAAACGGCCGAGGTGCAGGCGGCCGTGGACCGGATACCGTCCGCGCCGGGGCAGCTTGCCTACCTCCTGGACACCCTGCTGGACGGCAGCCGCCTGGACGTCACGGCGATCTGGGTGGACGCCTGGACCATGGGCCGGCGCAACGAGGCCTTGGCGGAGTGCGTCCGCGACCAGATGGACGCGTGGCAGGCCATGCTGCAGGGCGTGGTTGAGGCCGGTGTGGCGGCCCACGACTTCGAAACCTCTGATGCGGCATCCGTGGCCTGGCAGATCCTGGGGATGATCGACGGGCTGAACGCCCAGGCCCTGGTGCGCTGGGACGGTGTCAAGGAACGCGGCGTTCACATCGCCCGGGCAGTGGAGGGGATGGTCGGCGCGGCGCGCGGATCGCTGCAGCAACAAGGTTCGTCCCCGGGCTGA